A section of the Salmo trutta chromosome 4, fSalTru1.1, whole genome shotgun sequence genome encodes:
- the LOC115191432 gene encoding tripartite motif-containing protein 16-like produces the protein MAQQGVLLDQDQFCCSVCLDLLKEPVTIPCGHSYCRSCIEDCWDQDVLKGVYSCPQCTETFTPRPNLRKNNMLAELVEKLRKTGLQAAPPPALCCAGPGDVVCDVCTGTRKRKALMFCLPCLASYCETHLLSHYESPALKKHKLVKATAQLQEKICSHHDKLLEVYCRTDQQCICLLCVMDEHKGHDTVSAAAERTDKQRQLGMSQQKVQQRFQEREKKLKELQQAVESVKRSAQAAVEDSDQIFTELIRSIERRRSEVKELIRAQEKAQVSQAEGLLEQLKQEIAELRKRSTELEQLSHTEDHIHFLQSYQSLSSISVSSDLPSIIVRPLQYFGNVSKTVSELRDELEDLLKGEWTKISTTVNIVEVVLPPEPKTREQLLQYSCQLTLDPNTAHTHLSLSEGNRKVTCTGQVQPYPDHPDRFTNYCQVLCREGLSGRCYWEVKWTGELVYTAVSYKDSRTESDSLFGDNNKSWSLHYYNDGYCFRHNNVETIVSGSQSSRVGVYLDHKAGTLSFYSVSDTMTLLHRVQTTFTQPLYPGFSLNGTAELVKL, from the exons atggctcagcagggagttctgctggaccaggaccagttctgttgttctgtctgtctggatctactgaaggaaCCGGTCACCATCccctgtggacacagttactgtagaAGCTGTATTGAGGactgctgggatcaggatgttctgaaaggggtctatagctgtcctcagtgcaCAGAGACCTTCACTCCAAGGCCTAATCtgaggaaaaataacatgttggctgagctggtggagaaactgaggaagacaggactccaggctgctccccctcctgctctgtgctgtgctggacctggagatgtggtgtgtgatgtctgcactgggaccagaaagcgGAAAGCCCTCATGTTCTGTCTGCcgtgtctggcctcttactgtgagactcacctcctATCTCACTATGAATCTCCTGCTTTgaagaagcacaagctggtcaaagccaccgcacaactacaggagaagatctgctctcatcatgacaaactgttggaggtttactgtcgtaccgatcagcagtgtatctgtctgctgtgtgtgatggatgaacataaaggccatgatacagtgtcagctgcagcagagaggactgataaacag aggcagctggggatgagtcagcagaaggtccagcagagattccaggagagagagaagaagttgaaggagctccaacaggctgtggagtctgtcaag cgctctgcacaggcagcagtggaggacagtgatcagatctttactgagctgatccgctccattgagagaaggcgctctgaggtgaaggagctgatcagagcccaagagaaggctcaagtgagtcaagctgaaggactcctggagcaactgaagcaggagatagctgagctgaggaagagaagcactgagctggagcagctctcacacacagaggatcacatccatttcctccag agttatcagtctctctccagtatcagtgtatcttcagacttacccagcatcattgtccgtcctcttcagtactttggaaatgtgagtaagactgtgtctgaactgagagatGAACTAGAAGACTTActtaaaggagaatggaccaagatctccactacag tgaatatagtggaggttgtactgcctccagagcccaagaccagagaacagttgttacaat attcctgtcagctcacactggacccaaacacagcacacacacacctctctctgtctgaagggaacagaaaggtgacctgtACAGGCCAAGTCCaaccatatcctgaccatccagacagattcaccaactactgtcaggttctgtgtagagagggtctgtctggacgctgttactgggaggtgaaGTGGACTGGGGAGTTGGTTTAtacagcagtctcatataaagacaGCAGAACAGAGTCTGATAGTTTATTTGGAGACAATAACAAGTCCTGGAGTTTACATTACTATAATGATGGTTATTGTTtcagacacaataatgttgaGACTATAGTATCAGGCtctcagtcctccagagtaggagtgtacctggatcacaaggcaggtactctgtccttctacagtgtctctgacacaatgaccctcctccacagagtccagaccacattcactcagcccctctatcctgggtttagTCTCAATGGtactgctgagctggttaaactgtag